A segment of the Staphylococcus ratti genome:
TTGCCCTTCAGCAGTCCAGTACCATAATTGCCAACAGTGCGCCATGCCTTTCTGAATATGAAAATTAAAATCAAGATGCTGTACTTTAGCTACTTTTTGGAAAGCTGGTAAATAAGCATAAAAGATTTCGTTTGTTCCGAAACTAATATAAGCAGAAGGGAAAGATTTCAAATCAAATGCCAAAGTACATAATGAAATCGGGCTATCTTGCATATGCCTTGGTAATTCTTGCATTAATATAGGATCCATAATATAATCTTTTGCTTTTAGCTTCATCATCTCATCTAATTGCTTATTCGTAGGTGGCACAGATTCTGCAGGAGAACAAGCAACGATATTTTTAGGGTAAGGGAGGGTTTCTTTCAATTTTTGTGCATAGGAAAACATATAAAAAATTAAAGAAGCTCCTGAAGAAAATCCCATAATTTGTATTGATTGCGGATCAAAGCGCTCAAGCGCAAATTTATAACTTTCTAGCGCTGAATGACAAATTTGACTAAATGATTGATGCGGCAATAATGGTAACATCGGCATAATAACTTCGACATCATCTACATTTTTGATAATTGTTTGTATCGCTTTGAAATCTGCTTTTTGTGGCGCCATAAAGAAACCACCTCCGAAAAAGTAAATCACCGCTTTTTTCGGTCGACTATTTTTTCTTTTAATCGTATACATCTCACAATATTCAAGAGGTTTTTTAGACACTTCTAGCGCCTTGAAAAGTTCAAATGGAAAGTCTGTCTTTTGTTTCTCTGCTGCCTTATAAATTGCTGTATCAAATGCAGCTCCTCTTTTAGCCATAAAACGTTTAGGTTTAATCACGGATAAAATGCTTAATGTTAATTTATATGAAAATGACATGTAATTCTCCTATTCTTTTTATTAGTTTTTATCAAATACATTTTTATTGAGGTTAAAATATTGTTTTTAATCGATGCTATAACAGCA
Coding sequences within it:
- a CDS encoding alpha/beta hydrolase, translating into MSFSYKLTLSILSVIKPKRFMAKRGAAFDTAIYKAAEKQKTDFPFELFKALEVSKKPLEYCEMYTIKRKNSRPKKAVIYFFGGGFFMAPQKADFKAIQTIIKNVDDVEVIMPMLPLLPHQSFSQICHSALESYKFALERFDPQSIQIMGFSSGASLIFYMFSYAQKLKETLPYPKNIVACSPAESVPPTNKQLDEMMKLKAKDYIMDPILMQELPRHMQDSPISLCTLAFDLKSFPSAYISFGTNEIFYAYLPAFQKVAKVQHLDFNFHIQKGMAHCWQLWYWTAEGQIGMKKVIDTIKYHFEQK